TATAGAAACGTTTTGATTTTTGTAGTACAACAATGATTGATTTTGTAAGGGAAATCTCTTTAGTTGTAGTatgttttcatgaaaaaaaagtgcatgggTAATCAGGTAAGCCTAAGTCGTTTCAGTccagtaaatgttgaaatagtagtaataatgttaatattatttctacgtttattttcttaaaaaaaatcacaaagacgtgcaccatttttttttaattagaaaactTTTTACAGTATGAAGTATCAGACTGCAGCCATGCGTTTAAAAGTTTGTGTAGGTTTTTCAGCAACGTTTTAATTGTATTCATAATTGAAAGGCCTTAGACATCCACGTATCAAACATGATACAGCTGTATAAAGAGTTACCAAATTGAAGTCCTTGTATATGGACCTGTTCTAAAACAAGCTGAATGAAATATAAGCACGATACCGCTTCGATTGTAACATTTCTTCCTATCACAGACCTCGCCTGTATTTTGCCTTCATTAGGCGGGACGGCGCTGAATGGGAAGTGCGTGACGATGGCTGGAGGCGGAAGTGAGGCTTTCCAGAAAGTGCGAGGGCGGTTGCGCAGGGAAGTGGGGAGGTGGTTGGCTGGATGCTACTTGGTTTACATAACCCAAACATTTACTGTGATTTCTTGAAAAGACACCGCGCTGTACGCCCTCACAATCGAAACGTCCAACGCCATTGTCACTGTGCAGCCCGAGTCAGGCAAAGGTCGCCTTGCTTTCTAAGGGAGAGCTGGAGAAAGCAAAGTCGAGGTGCGCGGCAGCAGAAACGCTCATCTGCATCTTCCACCGGACAGTCGGTCGACTGCGGTGCTGCTGTACGTGACCGAGGGAGCCCTGCCCTGCTGCACGCCAGCAGCTCGCTCGCCGCAGACGGGATTTGCAAACACTGCAAGCCAGGTTAGTCAAAAGGAAACGTGCGTAGAGACGGACGTGGTGTGCGGGAATGCGGTTTCCTTTTGTCCCGGCTCTCGATTCATTCCTCTCCGTTGTGCCATCATATAAACAATGCCGTGACCATCCCTGACAACGGCAGTCGTTACAGTAAATTACGAAGCGTTAATCTTTAACGCACAGCCTCTGCTGTGTGCGGGCTCCATCCGGGGTCACAATCATcaccatcctcctcctcctcatcctcacaACGCTAAAAGCAAAACACAGGCGCTCTTTGTGCGACGTAACTAGCCTTCACGCGTCCCGAATGATGCGCGCGCGCCCTTTCGGTGAATTGTGTTTTTCCAGTTGAGTTAGTGCTAAATTTCCACTCATCGCGGTCTGCGCCAGTCAAACCACCGCCGTTCATTTCCATTACGTCAACGCGTCCGTTCATTAGcggtgttgtgtttgtgttgtagaCCCAGAATGAGCGCCGAGGAGAATCCCGCAGCTGAACCCGCGCCCGTCATCGACGTGCAGGGAGACGGACGCTGGATGTCACAGGTGTGCACTTTTGAGGAAGACCGCGTAAAAGCGCGTGCTTGTAACATCTCAGGGTCGTGCAGATCTTTCCCTGGCTCTGATTAAGGATTGGAGTGTAACGTGCTTGCATTTGTCCTATATTTTTGCAGCATAACCGGTTCGTGCAGGAGTGTAAGGATGCAGAGCCTGACGTTCTGTTTGTGGGGGACTCCATGGTGCAGCTAATGCAGCAGTATGAGGTGATTGTTATCTCGTTAATGAGTTAGTCCGTGGAAGGAGAGCCGTGTGTCTCCACAACATTCCGTGTATTCAGGAagaagacacttttatccaaatgCATATGAGAACAATTCTGGAAGCGGTGAATTCAAATGAGAAACAGTGCTTGGTGTTTCCATAAATACCAAGGCAGGAgagcagaagtgtgtgtgtgggcaaaatgttgaaatgcgCTCAACATGCAAACTATAAAAACTGTCAGTCAGTGGTTTGcaaactgaaacattttttatattcaaaattatttagtgattattaatttatgtatccTATGAAGCtggtatattaaaaaaaaaaaaaaaaaaaaatctaatttaatgtttatacaTATTGTCCATGTATTTGTATAGTCAtagaaaatgaaattttaaatactaaacAAAACTGCCCTAATAATTTAGACATATTACTCAACATGCTTATATAGTATTTCCGTAATGGcacttttatttacactttagcCAATGTGCACCTGTTATGTTTTCTGTCTGTTGTAGCTTATCTATAAATGTACAGTTGGTTTACATTAGTTACAGTTCTTATTGTTGCTGGTTTCAGGTGTGGAGGGAACTCTTCTCACCTCTCCATGCTCTGAATTTCGGGATCGGTGGAGACACAACCTGTAATGTGCTGTGGAGACTACAGAATGGAGAACTGGAGAACATCAGACCCAGAGTGaggaagcattttttttctttttgttcgaACAGCTTTAACAATATGAAGTAAAACGCGTGTTTAACACTGCAATTGCATCCTTATTTGTTTTTCCGCAGGTGGTGGTTTTATGGGTGGGAACTAATAATCATGAGCACACTGCGGATCAAGTTGCTGGAGGAATATTGGCCATCGCACAGTTACTTCTGTCTCGTCTCACCAAGTCCaaaattattgttttggtgAGTTACCTAAATCGCTGTCTGAATATTGACAATTGGAAATATGTTGTGTTCGAATGAATAAGTATAGAGCATCAACTACTTTGTTCTAAGCTGATTAGTTGTCATTTCTGTCATTCAGGGCCTGTTGCCGAGGGGAGAGTTTCCTAACCccctgagagagaaaaatgcaTCAGTAAATAATCTACTTCGCGCATCTCTTCCTCGACTCGGCCCTGTTCAGTTTATTGATGTGGGAGGTAGTTTTGTCCACTCAGACGGGACTATTTCCTCTCGAGACATGTTCGACTTCCTACATCTGACTGCCGGTGCATACAGGACCATGTCAACCACTCTCCATGAGCTGCTGCTTCAACTGTTGGAGGAAACGCCTCAGGAGAGGCGAGCCTCGCTGGTCTAGGAAGGCCCACCACATTGGTCAATCACTGAAGAGGCAGGGTTAAGACACGTTGGCTATTCATAATgtacttaaaatacttttatttagcaagacaAAGAAAAGTACAAAACGTGGACGTAGGACAGTGGCCAGTTTTATATGATCCATagaaaatgtgtatatgtatctAAGATGCATAACAGACAGCAGCAAGAGAAAGACTAGATAATTTTCATGGCGAGAAATAGTTTTTCTTAGGACGTGTTGCTTTGCGGTGGGACCAGATTCTCTTCAAAATCCCATTGTCACAGTCTGAACAACCTTTAATAGTAGCACTTACTCTGCCAGCTTCTCCGTGCCTTCATACATGCACTCGGTCTCACTCACAGTGTCACGATGACAGCAAAATGATTCAGACACACAAGAGAAATCATGCCTTTGAAACATGTACGTCTTGCTCCCGATTTCAAGTTCTTTGGCACAGTTGTGTCCGAGACCGCCTCTTTCTCTTTTGCCCTTTCACATTCACAATAACACAATATGATAGAGTGAAAACCATCGAACCATGTCGTACCTTGTGTGTGAGAGTTCGAGTGTGAGAAAGCTCCTCTTCTTAAGCATCTAATGCACAACCGTGAGGTTTCCAGTGTTAATATTTATCTCACTTGCATCCCTGTTTTTGTGTACGTGTCCATGCGCTCTATAaagtattatgtaaataattaagtGTGAGTATGGGAGAGCCAGTGGGCAAGAAGCGATATATAAAGTTGTGCGTGCGTGcgtatgtacatataaatataatctgtTAGTATTCATGTACAGTACTCCGTGCAAAGTGCTTACATAGCTGGTGCTGGTgtatgtgaatgtttttgtgttcgAGTGTAAGAGATCAACCATCGATAATTATTTGTTTGGCCCGCAAAGTGTGCACAATTACTGCGGCACAACTGCCACTCGCTTCAGATCCAAGCATTCCAATAAATCAGCAGGGATCGAACCTCATGTgtgtacactttattttttatagtatttgtaCTATGCATATATAATCATTTCAAAGTTTCTATATCCAGCTTCATTGATCTGAAATAGAAGAATATTAGATCATAGCCCATTGCCAAACAATAAAAGACATGAGCATCTTGCTGgtggtaaatatattttgtaccCTGAATCTGcttcagaaaataaatagtaGGCCTAAAACTCATTCAGACTGTAGAGGGAGACATAACACACCAACCTCTGAAAGAGCTAGTGCGGAATAATGCAGATtctcaatttaatgcatttatgtgtaCAGCCCTTTTTATGGTACAAATCATTGCAAAGTAGCTTTACGGGAAATGAAGTTtctacaatacatttttatatatttacttatgaCAAAATTTGGTAATTTTGTATGCTGTCTGGGGGTTTTAAGAGGTGAACAAACCATCATTTAATGAGTGGGTCCTCTACACAAAAAGATTTTCCTCTGTTAGTTCACAACACGAGAAAAAAACTTCAACTGATTTGAAAACATGGAGTAGGCCAATCATGCTATAAAGTAGCTACTACATATATACTAGAAATCAGTTCACAAATACTACAGTGCAATGTAAAATACAGTTCCTACAgtcttaattattaaaattattaaattaaaaaaaaattatatttcatccATATGTTATGCTATGTCCTCGTTTGGGAACATTGGGACTcaatttctttaagaaaataaaatgacatgaatgaACAAGCATAGGcaaaagcaatacatttttagatttaagattttttatttaccacACTTTTAAGATTCTGAACTATGTTATGACAGAATGATATAcaatctttttttctgcaaaacgCGTGTAAAATGGCCATGAACATTTTCTCATATGTACAGCATATTTATCAACCaaatctaatttgcatattaatgtgttttgggGGGAAacatgtaaagaaaaaacaagtgTAATAATGAGAGTAATCATTTAcaagattttcataataatatagaatatttcatagaatactgaaatgtaatttcagtgAAATGTATAGTCTGTATAGAGAAATACACTAGAATATAATGTACTCATACGAGGAAGCAGGATCTTAAGAGCATTGTAGTTGATTTACAGTTACTAAACTAAAGCATTCTGTTTTCAGTCAAAATGCTACTCAGCATAAGCCAATCAAGAGGCTTTTGCTTGTTGAGTAAATCAAGGGACAAAGATAACTAGTTGATCAATGACCCCTGACTAGTTTTGTCTTTGGTTGGCAGTTGATAAAAAAGGATTTGGAGCAGAAGGAGGTGGAGATCAAGGTTTGCTACACGTTGCTA
This genomic interval from Puntigrus tetrazona isolate hp1 chromosome 5, ASM1883169v1, whole genome shotgun sequence contains the following:
- the pafah1b2 gene encoding platelet-activating factor acetylhydrolase IB subunit beta, producing MSAEENPAAEPAPVIDVQGDGRWMSQHNRFVQECKDAEPDVLFVGDSMVQLMQQYEVWRELFSPLHALNFGIGGDTTCNVLWRLQNGELENIRPRVVVLWVGTNNHEHTADQVAGGILAIAQLLLSRLTKSKIIVLGLLPRGEFPNPLREKNASVNNLLRASLPRLGPVQFIDVGGSFVHSDGTISSRDMFDFLHLTAGAYRTMSTTLHELLLQLLEETPQERRASLV